In Crassostrea angulata isolate pt1a10 chromosome 6, ASM2561291v2, whole genome shotgun sequence, a genomic segment contains:
- the LOC128188953 gene encoding uncharacterized protein LOC128188953 isoform X3 produces the protein MLRVRNQRASKARSPYAAVPNGANTVASNSVLARGRRGNRRGGQVRQPVANSSNINAPPTQATPPTPAAPTTPATQSSTEAGQGMSRSGMIGMIPHNMPPIVNPTPDAPSALSSHVPTNMNQGIDNKPQDGKPTCNLLHKLWDIGSTPINTSNFDSLLWSRFRQLAPTADNFPCQIPAPFWEIIHQL, from the exons atGCTGAGAGTAAGGAACCAAAGGGCATCTAAGGCGAGAAGCCCATACGCAGCCGTGCCAAATGGAGCAAATACAGTTGCCTCGAATAGTGTATTGGCACGAGGTCGTCGCGGAAATCGTCGAGGAGGTCAAGTGAGACAGCCTGTTGCAAACAGCTCCAATATTAATGCTCCTCCGACACAAGCGACTCCTCCAACACCTGCGGCTCCGACGACACCAGCGACACAGTCGTCAACTGAAGCAGGCCAGGGAATGTCACGGAGCGGGATGATTGGGATGATTCCTCACAACATGCCGCCCATAGTTAACCCCACCCCTGACGCACCAAGTGCCTTGTCGTCACATGTTCCCACCAACATGAATCAAG GAATCGACAACAAACCACAGGACGGCAAACCTACATGTAACTTGTTACATAAATTATGGGATATTGGCAGCACTCCAATCAATACATCTAACTTCGATTCTTTACTG TGGTCAAGATTCCGACAGTTGGCTCCTACAGCAGACAATTTTCCATGTCAAATTCCTGCTCCATTTTGGGAGATTATTCATCAACTATAG
- the LOC128188953 gene encoding uncharacterized protein LOC128188953 isoform X2 encodes MLRVRNQRASKARSPYAAVPNGANTVASNSVLARGRRGNRRGGQVRQPVANSSNINAPPTQATPPTPAAPTTPATQSSTEAGQGMSRSGMIGMIPHNMPPIVNPTPDAPSALSSHVPTNMNQDSVWIIGSSIIHWAQKYAETTNQLNLGLNHFTINWNGRRGMVWEYLYTTVSSMLIANKQPTILIIHCGGNNIGDPQNTLKGIQKFMKLILSQIADLLPNTLIVWSHILPRSN; translated from the exons atGCTGAGAGTAAGGAACCAAAGGGCATCTAAGGCGAGAAGCCCATACGCAGCCGTGCCAAATGGAGCAAATACAGTTGCCTCGAATAGTGTATTGGCACGAGGTCGTCGCGGAAATCGTCGAGGAGGTCAAGTGAGACAGCCTGTTGCAAACAGCTCCAATATTAATGCTCCTCCGACACAAGCGACTCCTCCAACACCTGCGGCTCCGACGACACCAGCGACACAGTCGTCAACTGAAGCAGGCCAGGGAATGTCACGGAGCGGGATGATTGGGATGATTCCTCACAACATGCCGCCCATAGTTAACCCCACCCCTGACGCACCAAGTGCCTTGTCGTCACATGTTCCCACCAACATGAATCAAG ATTCAGTTTGGATCATTGGCTCATCTATTATTCATTGGGCACAGAAATATGCAGAGACCACAAATCAGTTAAACCTTGGATTAAACCACTTTACCATTAATTGGAATGGTAGAAGGGGAATGGTTTGGGAGTACTTGTATACAACTGTGTCAAGTATGTTAATAGCTAATAAACAACCAACTATTTTGATTATTCACTGCGGTGGTAATAATATTGGGGACCCTCAAAATACCTTAAAAGGTATTCAAAAATTCATGAAACTAATTTTATCTCAAATAGCAGACCTCTTGCCAAACACTCTCATTGTATGGTCACATATATTACCTAGAAGTAATTAG
- the LOC128188953 gene encoding uncharacterized protein LOC128188953 isoform X1: MLRVRNQRASKARSPYAAVPNGANTVASNSVLARGRRGNRRGGQVRQPVANSSNINAPPTQATPPTPAAPTTPATQSSTEAGQGMSRSGMIGMIPHNMPPIVNPTPDAPSALSSHVPTNMNQGIDNKPQDGKPTCNLLHKLWDIGSTPINTSNFDSLLVNYPNKEIATVLSNGFKNGFSLQYTGIRKKVEFKNMISAEEHAVELHEKINKEIKLGRILGPFPCPPISNLRCNPIGILPKKQGGWRMISNLSHPVGNSINDHIDQQYCSVSYSTFDQALSLIQEMGEGALMAKMDISSAFRLLPVCPEDFCLLGFKFLNSYYVDKCLPMGCSISCSLFEMFSSFLHWELQQRSNSRGIIHYLDDFLFIGRANTADCEMLMAHMIKLSKILGIPLAPEKKEGPCTSICFLGLGIDTVSRTIFVPKNKVTELLEKINDALSCKKVTVKKLQSLAGSLAFVVKALPSGRAFCRRVYAALAGGKKSFHFIRISKEIRLDLEMWVEFLTKFNGLTPFPSLTWQDDETLKFYTDSSGSKGCGVIFGSQWCYLAWPSHWFYETTKDITFLELVPIVLGVFIWAEQLYAKKLLLHIDNLSLVHIINQKSSKNNRVMVLIRALVLYTLSYNIQVRAIHVPGKNNNIADAISRFQWSRFRQLAPTADNFPCQIPAPFWEIIHQL, translated from the exons atGCTGAGAGTAAGGAACCAAAGGGCATCTAAGGCGAGAAGCCCATACGCAGCCGTGCCAAATGGAGCAAATACAGTTGCCTCGAATAGTGTATTGGCACGAGGTCGTCGCGGAAATCGTCGAGGAGGTCAAGTGAGACAGCCTGTTGCAAACAGCTCCAATATTAATGCTCCTCCGACACAAGCGACTCCTCCAACACCTGCGGCTCCGACGACACCAGCGACACAGTCGTCAACTGAAGCAGGCCAGGGAATGTCACGGAGCGGGATGATTGGGATGATTCCTCACAACATGCCGCCCATAGTTAACCCCACCCCTGACGCACCAAGTGCCTTGTCGTCACATGTTCCCACCAACATGAATCAAG GAATCGACAACAAACCACAGGACGGCAAACCTACATGTAACTTGTTACATAAATTATGGGATATTGGCAGCACTCCAATCAATACATCTAACTTCGATTCTTTACTGGTAAATTACCCAAACAAAGAAATAGCAACAGTTCTATCAAATGGGTTTAAAAATGGGTTTTCACTTCAATATACAGGCATTAGAAAAAAggttgaatttaaaaacatgatatctGCAGAGGAACATGCTGTTGagttacatgaaaaaataaataaagaaataaaattgggTAGAATTTTAGGCCCCTTTCCCTGTCCACCTATTTCAAATTTGCGGTGTAATCCTATTGGTATCCTCCCCAAAAAGCAAGGGGGGTGGCGTATGATTTCTAATTTATCACACCCAGTGGGTAATAGTATCAATGATCACATTGATCAGCAATATTGCTCAGTGTCGTACTCTACATTTGATCAAGCCTTGTCACTGATTCAGGAGATGGGGGAGGGTGCATTAATGGCCAAAATGGACATTTCAAGTGCTTTTAGATTGTTGCCAGTCTGTCCTGAAGATTTCTGCTTGCTAGgtttcaagtttttaaattcatattatgtGGACAAATGCTTGCCAATGGGTTGCTCAATTTCATGTTCATTATTTGAGATGTTCTCTTCCTTCCTTCACTGGGAGCTGCAGCAAAGGTCAAATTCAAGGGGGATCATTCATTAtttagatgattttttatttataggtaGAGCAAACACAGCTGATTGTGAGATGTTAATGGCTCATAtgataaagttatcaaaaaTTTTAGGGATCCCATTAGCTccagaaaaaaaagaaggtcCATGTACATCTATTTGTTTCTTAGGATTAGGCATTGACACAGTTTCAAGAACTATTTTCGttccaaaaaataaagttactgaacttttggaaaaaattaatgatgctTTAAGTTGTAAAAAGGTCACCGTTAAAAAATTACAGTCATTAGCAGGGTCACTAGCATTTGTGGTTAAAGCTTTGCCCTCAGGAAGAGCATTTTGTCGTCGTGTATATGCGGCTTTAGCAGGAGGTAAAAAATCTTTCCATTTCATaagaatttcaaaagaaatcaGATTGGATTTAGAAATGTGGGTAGaatttcttacaaagtttaaTGGATTAACCCCTTTTCCATCTTTGACATGGCAAGATGATGAGACACTCAAATTTTATACAGATAGCTCAGgttcaaaagggtgtggggtcatATTTGGCAGTCAGTGGTGTTATTTGGCTTGGCCTTCACATTGGTTTTATGAGACAACAAAAGATATTACTTTTCTTGAACTTGTGCCTATTGTTTTGGGAGTTTTTATTTGGGCAGAACAACTCTATGCAAAAAAGTTATTGTTACATATTGACAATCTCTCATTAGTTCATATTATTAATCAAAAGTCTTCAAAAAATAACAGGGTCATGGTTTTGATTCGAGCGTTGGTATTGTATACCCTTAGTTATAATATCCAGGTTAGAGCTATACATGTTCCgggaaaaaataacaatatagcAGATGCTATTTCTCGCTTTCAGTGGTCAAGATTCCGACAGTTGGCTCCTACAGCAGACAATTTTCCATGTCAAATTCCTGCTCCATTTTGGGAGATTATTCATCAACTATAG
- the LOC128188953 gene encoding uncharacterized protein LOC128188953 isoform X4 → MLRVRNQRASKARSPYAAVPNGANTVASNSVLARGRRGNRRGGQVRQPVANSSNINAPPTQATPPTPAAPTTPATQSSTEAGQGMSRSGMIGMIPHNMPPIVNPTPDAPSALSSHVPTNMNQGIDNKPQDGKPTCNLLHKLWDIGSTPINTSNFDSLLIQFGSLAHLLFIGHRNMQRPQIS, encoded by the exons atGCTGAGAGTAAGGAACCAAAGGGCATCTAAGGCGAGAAGCCCATACGCAGCCGTGCCAAATGGAGCAAATACAGTTGCCTCGAATAGTGTATTGGCACGAGGTCGTCGCGGAAATCGTCGAGGAGGTCAAGTGAGACAGCCTGTTGCAAACAGCTCCAATATTAATGCTCCTCCGACACAAGCGACTCCTCCAACACCTGCGGCTCCGACGACACCAGCGACACAGTCGTCAACTGAAGCAGGCCAGGGAATGTCACGGAGCGGGATGATTGGGATGATTCCTCACAACATGCCGCCCATAGTTAACCCCACCCCTGACGCACCAAGTGCCTTGTCGTCACATGTTCCCACCAACATGAATCAAG GAATCGACAACAAACCACAGGACGGCAAACCTACATGTAACTTGTTACATAAATTATGGGATATTGGCAGCACTCCAATCAATACATCTAACTTCGATTCTTTACTG ATTCAGTTTGGATCATTGGCTCATCTATTATTCATTGGGCACAGAAATATGCAGAGACCACAAATCAGTTAA